The genomic DNA atatttttacctAATCGCAGGCATTTGATCGAGACATGTGAAAAATATTGTATCCATATTCTGGTGTGaatatttgtcattttacaATAGACTGATCTTCCAGCTTCAGCAAATCcttgttcaaattttaatatgtctttttacaaattttctttttgaaatagTTGCAtcctttataaaaaatttattgattcCAAGGCAGTATCTTTCTTGTGTTCCGGGTATATATTATGCAAAGCTTTTTCCACAACTTATGCATTGACACATTGGAGTTGTGTTGTATTCTATTCTGGGATATACACACACATCTGCCCCTACAatttttgttggtgttttggaCAAAGACTTGAGCCACAAGACACTCTTGCagcataaaaaaaactatatggtTGAGGTCATAGGAAAGAGGAGGCTTACAGTATGCAATGATCGACACATTTTGGCCTAGCCTTGTTCTGTTCTACAATTCCCCTATTCAATTGGTATATGGAGCATGGGTATTAAATAATCATGCTGCTGTATGGGAATATTGGATTCTATACCTAACTTTCCTAACTGCTGGTTAGTAGTCACACTTGTGTCTTCAAATAGGTACACTGTCTATATTAGATGATGTAGTAACGTAGTATGTATACCTTGCTTGTAACAGAGACTGTTGTGTCTTTGCTCCCTCGCTTTACTTTGCCAACTTGtttattaacatttttcattctaAACGATTAGGTCATTTATGTGTTACCCGTTAGaattattaaataacttaattatTACTAGTTCTGTTAGAATTTGCCTATAATTTAGGTGtacacaataaataataaattataaaactcATTTGATGTGGAATATTGGAGTATGATTCTTCTTAAAGTCACACGTTCGATTGATCTCTTTGATGAGAGTTAGTTTagtttcttcttaaaaaaagaagaacagtctaaaaatgtttaattttgtctttataaaataaaagaattttgtGTAAGATTTATCTATCAAAAATGATAACATGACAACCACCTGTTTTTTTGTCCTTTACCTTAATATATATCCGAGATAGATCCGCATTACTAGGAAGGGCATTGCACATTTAGTTGTTTGCTGCTGACGTCATCCAGTTACATAATGACTATGATGTCATGTCATCCatattcacacacacacacatggcACATCTATGGTCGTTAGATGCCAAGATAGTTTGACTTTGGTATTTAAATTGCAAGTGTACTTGTATTTTAGTTTAAAATGTTGCAAGTTGCAATGTGAGTACTTAATTAATAAACACACATACAAGAGCATTAGGAAGATGGAAGGAAGGGAATAATAATATGCTAGATATATATGTATATCTAGCtagttttaattgaaaaaaagataagagaAGGAAAGTGAGAGAGTTGAGAATATGGATGATGAGGCAATGAAGGAGCTTGTGCGAGGGCATGAGTTAGCTAAGCAGCTTGGACAACATCTTAGTAATGATGAATTATTTGCACAACATCTTGTCAACAATGTTATCAATTCATTTACCAACACCCTCTTCCTTTTGAACAATAAACATCATCAAAGGGAACAAAACTTTTCCTTAACCATTAAATCTGAAGAGGACTCTCAAGATAGTTGCAAGACTAATTCCACCCCTGGTGCTAGAGGATCTCACAAAAGAAGGTACTAATCATTAAAAACAATCATGTTAATTGTTTGCTAGCTAGGAAtatgaacatttttttatttattgatcaTGGTTAATTTGCAGAAAAACTAGAGAAACGTGTGAGGAAGTGTCAGAAAGACCAACAGATGATGGGCATGAATGGAGAAAgtatggtcaaaaaacaatcctTAATTCCAAATACTCAAGGTGTGTTGTATTGTGTATATCGATATCTGTTTCCTAATAACTTTTCACAGTTTGTTCAGagcttaatatatatatatatttatccaTTTGAATTAATATATGCAGGGACTACTACAGGTGTACTCACAAGATAGATCAAAGATGCAAAGCAACCAAACAGGTGCAGAGAATTCAAGAGAAGCCTCCCTTGTATAAGACCACCTATTACGACcaccacacttgtaacaaaGACAATATCATCATATTTGAACCCACTTCTCCTCATGATCACATATTGCTTAGCTTTAACAACACATTCCCAACTCCAACCCAACAAGATTGTCCCTTTTTATCATCGTcgacatcatcatcatcttttaATTCCTCACATTCAGTCTCAGTGGATGAATACCTGCTCTCTCCTCAACCAATATTAGATAACTCTATTTCTACAAGGCATGTTCTTAGTACTATA from Medicago truncatula cultivar Jemalong A17 chromosome 8, MtrunA17r5.0-ANR, whole genome shotgun sequence includes the following:
- the LOC11436576 gene encoding probable WRKY transcription factor 70, whose product is MDDEAMKELVRGHELAKQLGQHLSNDELFAQHLVNNVINSFTNTLFLLNNKHHQREQNFSLTIKSEEDSQDSCKTNSTPGARGSHKRRKTRETCEEVSERPTDDGHEWRKYGQKTILNSKYSRDYYRCTHKIDQRCKATKQVQRIQEKPPLYKTTYYDHHTCNKDNIIIFEPTSPHDHILLSFNNTFPTPTQQDCPFLSSSTSSSSFNSSHSVSVDEYLLSPQPILDNSISTRHVLSTISSSTTLESDDHKDMMIMYGLLYDSVELDTDFLHPFHGFQL